From Desulfobaccales bacterium, the proteins below share one genomic window:
- a CDS encoding NADH-quinone oxidoreductase subunit C translates to MLLNELTQALNRLNLAQVAPGDYAKTGCHLEVEAAPAQMPDVARLMLEKGCFLESLTAVDFPEHFTLVYHFNHFRELCRTVVHAQVPKEAAAPTISHIYPAANWYEREVYDLFGLTFAGHPDMRRILLPFEADFHPLRKKFAPSETPADA, encoded by the coding sequence ATGTTGCTGAATGAGCTCACCCAGGCCTTGAACCGCCTGAATCTGGCCCAGGTGGCCCCCGGGGACTACGCCAAGACCGGCTGCCACCTGGAAGTAGAGGCCGCCCCGGCCCAGATGCCGGACGTGGCCCGGCTGATGCTGGAGAAGGGCTGTTTCCTCGAATCTCTCACCGCGGTGGACTTCCCGGAGCATTTCACCCTGGTGTATCACTTCAATCATTTCCGGGAGCTCTGCCGCACCGTGGTGCACGCCCAGGTCCCCAAGGAGGCCGCCGCCCCCACCATCAGCCATATCTACCCGGCGGCCAACTGGTACGAGCGGGAGGTCTATGACCTCTTCGGCCTCACCTTCGCCGGCCACCCGGATATGCGGCGCATCCTGCTGCCCTTTGAGGCGGATTTCCACCCCTTGCGGAAAAAATTTGCCCCCAGCGAGACCCCGGCCGATGCTTGA
- a CDS encoding sigma 54-interacting transcriptional regulator, protein MGGNPASAASDLLTDSSVPLPGEPFAGFWTWHPPLVDLIQSLPQLAATDLPVLILGEPGTGKELVAHALWALSPRRPQPFIRLNCATLSPELAASELFGHERGAFTGAMRRRPGSFRLAHRGTLFLDEVGDLPLAVQPQLLRALEQGEIVPVGGSEPLRVDVRVLAATNQPLPQLMAQGRFRQDVFDRLAVLMVRLPPLRERGEDVIHLARRFLAEEGRRYGRHGLRLSSAAERRLRQHPWPGNVRELKNVILRAVVFSRGSLIREKDLLFAPATAGHVRSSQSAVPIRPVREELEEMLRESGGNVSAVARRLGVCSRTVYRWLKSLDLDVQHLRTVSLASWHTWQKPSPAHLSASLSG, encoded by the coding sequence ATGGGAGGGAATCCGGCCAGCGCCGCCTCTGACCTTCTCACCGATTCGTCGGTCCCTCTTCCCGGGGAACCCTTTGCAGGGTTTTGGACCTGGCATCCCCCCCTCGTTGATCTCATCCAGAGCCTGCCGCAGCTGGCGGCCACCGACCTGCCGGTCCTCATTTTAGGGGAGCCCGGCACCGGGAAGGAACTGGTGGCCCACGCCCTCTGGGCCTTAAGTCCTCGCCGTCCTCAGCCCTTTATCCGCCTCAACTGCGCCACCCTCTCCCCGGAGCTGGCCGCCAGCGAGCTCTTCGGCCATGAGCGGGGCGCCTTCACCGGGGCAATGCGCCGCCGGCCCGGGAGCTTCCGCCTGGCCCATCGGGGGACGCTTTTTCTCGATGAAGTGGGGGACCTGCCTTTGGCCGTCCAGCCGCAGCTCCTGAGGGCCCTGGAGCAGGGGGAGATTGTGCCGGTGGGAGGGAGCGAGCCCCTGCGGGTGGATGTCCGGGTTTTAGCCGCCACCAACCAGCCCCTGCCCCAGCTCATGGCCCAGGGCCGCTTCCGCCAGGACGTCTTCGACCGCCTGGCGGTGCTCATGGTGCGCCTGCCGCCGCTCAGGGAGCGGGGGGAGGACGTCATCCATCTGGCCCGGCGGTTCCTGGCCGAGGAGGGCCGGCGCTACGGCCGCCATGGTTTGCGCCTCTCATCCGCAGCAGAGCGGCGCCTCAGGCAACACCCCTGGCCCGGCAATGTCCGGGAACTGAAAAACGTCATCCTCAGGGCGGTGGTCTTCAGCCGGGGCAGTCTCATCCGGGAGAAGGACCTGCTCTTTGCCCCGGCCACAGCCGGCCATGTCCGCTCCAGTCAATCCGCGGTGCCCATCCGCCCGGTGCGGGAAGAGCTGGAAGAGATGCTCAGGGAAAGCGGCGGCAACGTCTCCGCGGTGGCCCGACGGCTGGGGGTGTGCAGCCGCACCGTCTACCGCTGGCTCAAATCCCTGGACCTGGACGTGCAGCACCTAAGAACCGTCAGCCTCGCCTCCTGGCACACCTGGCAGAAGCCCAGCCCAGCCCACCTTTCCGCCTCTTTATCAGGATAG
- the nuoK gene encoding NADH-quinone oxidoreductase subunit NuoK, translating into MAAFNQLNTYLYLAVILFCLGLYGVLSRRNLIAVLISVELMLNAASINFMAFNRFLAPHPAVGQIVALFIMAVAAAEAAIALSIIVALYRKLKSINIEQANELRG; encoded by the coding sequence ATGGCTGCTTTCAACCAGTTAAACACCTATCTCTATCTGGCCGTCATCCTCTTCTGCCTGGGGCTCTACGGGGTGCTCTCCCGGCGCAACCTCATCGCGGTGCTCATCTCCGTGGAGCTCATGCTCAACGCCGCCAGCATCAACTTCATGGCCTTCAACCGCTTCCTGGCGCCGCACCCGGCGGTGGGCCAGATCGTGGCGTTGTTCATCATGGCGGTGGCCGCGGCGGAAGCCGCCATCGCCCTGAGCATCATCGTGGCCCTGTATCGCAAACTCAAATCCATTAACATTGAACAAGCCAACGAGCTGAGGGGTTAA
- a CDS encoding NADH-quinone oxidoreductase subunit J, giving the protein MSLLVATLSFYLVVAATVVGAVIAVAARNIFHNVLGLALSLIGVAGLFLYLNSPFVALMQILIYVGAITIAICFAIMLSQPLYLPAPPRNPLKIQGAAFGAGLIFIFLGLLTRQTVWTPAAERVNDWSITTIGHYLLTQYVVIFELISLLLLVAMLGAIVTARGGRGSA; this is encoded by the coding sequence ATGAGCCTGCTCGTCGCCACCTTGAGCTTCTACCTGGTGGTGGCCGCCACCGTGGTGGGCGCGGTCATCGCCGTGGCCGCCAGAAACATCTTCCACAACGTCCTGGGGCTGGCCCTCTCCCTCATCGGCGTGGCGGGGCTCTTCCTCTATCTCAACAGCCCCTTTGTGGCCCTGATGCAGATCCTCATCTACGTGGGCGCCATCACCATCGCCATCTGCTTTGCCATCATGCTCTCCCAGCCCCTGTATCTGCCGGCGCCGCCCCGGAACCCCTTAAAGATCCAGGGCGCCGCCTTCGGGGCCGGGCTGATCTTCATCTTCCTGGGCCTGCTCACCCGCCAGACCGTCTGGACCCCGGCGGCGGAGCGGGTCAACGACTGGTCCATCACCACCATCGGCCACTACCTGCTCACCCAGTATGTGGTCATCTTTGAACTCATCTCGCTCCTGCTTCTCGTGGCCATGCTGGGCGCCATCGTCACCGCCCGGGGCGGCCGGGGCAGCGCGTAG
- a CDS encoding NADH-quinone oxidoreductase subunit I: protein MTSYVKEILTGFYSLLAGMGVTIRYFVKPIVTVQYPREKLQMSPAYRGHTEFVLDPETQTHRCIACELCSRTCPSQLIHLEGVKVGKKKLPSKYVIEYHLCSLCGLCVEVCPTQALQFSKEYRLAGYSRQDAVIDVFARMQAQQRRLGWPVTPIPEPQPEAEGEAEAKPKPAKAKPAAKKAEKPAEAEAAPAAPETPATPAEEEEKS, encoded by the coding sequence ATGACCAGTTACGTGAAAGAGATTCTGACGGGGTTCTACAGCCTGCTGGCCGGCATGGGCGTCACCATCCGTTACTTTGTCAAGCCCATCGTCACGGTGCAGTATCCCCGGGAAAAGCTCCAGATGAGCCCGGCCTACCGGGGGCACACCGAGTTCGTCCTGGACCCGGAGACCCAAACGCACCGCTGCATCGCCTGCGAGCTCTGCTCCCGCACCTGCCCCTCCCAGCTCATCCACCTGGAGGGGGTGAAGGTGGGGAAAAAGAAGCTCCCCAGCAAGTACGTGATTGAGTATCACCTCTGCAGCCTCTGCGGCCTCTGTGTGGAGGTCTGCCCCACCCAGGCCCTGCAGTTCTCCAAGGAGTACCGCCTGGCGGGGTACTCCCGGCAGGATGCGGTCATTGATGTCTTTGCCCGCATGCAGGCCCAGCAGCGGCGCCTGGGCTGGCCGGTGACCCCTATCCCCGAACCCCAGCCCGAGGCCGAGGGCGAAGCCGAGGCCAAGCCCAAACCGGCCAAGGCCAAGCCGGCGGCCAAAAAGGCGGAGAAGCCGGCTGAGGCTGAAGCCGCCCCGGCGGCCCCTGAGACCCCGGCCACCCCGGCGGAGGAGGAGGAAAAGTCATGA
- the nuoH gene encoding NADH-quinone oxidoreductase subunit NuoH has translation MATAAQSVSIFGMIAGLIGVMALVAVNALFLIWMERKVSAHMQLRPGPMEVGWHGAIQTIADALKLLGKELITPRDVDKPVYLAAPIVIFLPVLVSFLVIPFSQNLIIRDMNVGVLLILSFAALTVLAILMAGWASNNKYAVFGAIRSVAQNVAYEIPLLITLMSVILMVGSFRLTDIVAAQSRIWFVFLQPIAFILYIICATAETNRAPFDLPEAESELVAGFHTEYSGMRFALFFLAEYTNMFIVAALATIFFLGGWRGPFLPGIVWFLIKVYAIIFLIMWFRWTFPRVRFDQLITLSWKILIPLALANLIVTAFVLKLV, from the coding sequence ATGGCGACCGCAGCGCAAAGTGTGAGTATCTTCGGCATGATCGCCGGGCTCATCGGGGTCATGGCCCTGGTGGCGGTGAACGCCCTCTTTCTCATCTGGATGGAGCGCAAGGTCTCGGCCCACATGCAGCTCCGCCCCGGTCCCATGGAAGTGGGCTGGCACGGCGCCATCCAGACCATCGCCGACGCCTTGAAGCTCTTGGGCAAGGAGCTCATCACCCCCCGGGACGTGGACAAGCCCGTGTATCTGGCCGCGCCTATCGTCATCTTTCTCCCGGTGCTCGTCTCCTTTCTGGTGATCCCCTTCTCCCAGAACCTCATCATCCGGGACATGAATGTGGGGGTGCTCCTCATCCTCTCCTTTGCCGCCCTCACGGTCCTGGCCATCCTCATGGCGGGCTGGGCCTCCAACAACAAATACGCCGTCTTCGGGGCCATCCGCTCCGTGGCCCAGAACGTGGCCTATGAGATCCCGCTGCTCATCACCCTGATGAGCGTCATCCTCATGGTGGGGTCCTTCCGGCTGACGGACATCGTGGCGGCCCAAAGCCGCATCTGGTTCGTGTTCCTGCAGCCTATTGCCTTCATCCTCTACATCATCTGCGCCACCGCCGAAACCAACCGGGCCCCCTTTGACCTCCCCGAGGCCGAATCCGAGTTGGTGGCCGGCTTCCACACCGAATATTCCGGCATGCGCTTCGCCCTCTTTTTCCTGGCGGAGTACACCAACATGTTCATCGTGGCGGCCCTGGCCACCATCTTCTTCCTGGGCGGCTGGCGGGGGCCCTTTTTGCCCGGCATCGTCTGGTTCCTGATCAAGGTCTACGCCATCATCTTTCTCATCATGTGGTTCCGCTGGACCTTCCCCCGGGTGCGGTTCGACCAGCTCATCACGTTGTCCTGGAAGATCCTCATCCCCTTGGCCCTGGCGAACCTCATTGTCACTGCCTTTGTCCTGAAACTGGTGTAA
- a CDS encoding NADH-quinone oxidoreductase subunit L, with protein sequence MPALDPLFVLCAACVILPLLAFGGIMIFTWRRPFLSLAVSLTASTACLLIAWYIFWQRWGDPTPLILNVDWMVSDLVRVPFGFLLDPVSQLMLVLVATISFLIQIYSIGYMWGDPGFGRYYADLSLFAMAMLGLVISSGLLQLFICWELVGLASYLLIGFWYEKFSASEAGKKAFVVTRFGDIFFFMGLAILVIFYGSLDIASINAAALAQKMEPWLITTCALLIFGGICGKSAQFPIHVWLPDAMEGPTPVSALLHSATMVAAGVYLLTRIFPFFAASAPAMTYVLAVASLTYVLSSTVGMVARDIKQVWAYSTISQLAMMAMGLAAAGLAHGTLFAGYFHLTTHAGFKALLFLCAGAFIHHYGTNSFFMMSKGGAKKLTIPMVTVTIGALALAGIFPFSGFFSKELILGNLWHLDNKLWVGIGLLGAFLTAYYTFRVIFVLLFPRPEDHPAWEKYYEPVAGGHGHGHGEEEEAHGHGHGGHGGDFPGHAPEWAINLPLIVLAGVTIILGFLQGTLERFLLGESHPHEMNYLLLVLAVGLALAGIGLAWWDWGRKGATWEGFLSKVPALENFFIQKWYMDHFWRWFLNAVIYNIFSKTFTYNDRRVVDGGVDAVALGCIGSGRFLSFLQTALLQLNLLFMVLVLAGVGIYLLMGR encoded by the coding sequence ATGCCGGCGCTCGATCCCTTGTTTGTCCTCTGTGCCGCCTGCGTCATCCTGCCGCTATTGGCCTTCGGCGGCATCATGATCTTCACCTGGCGGCGGCCGTTCCTCTCCCTGGCGGTCTCCCTGACGGCCTCCACCGCCTGCCTCCTTATCGCCTGGTACATCTTCTGGCAGCGCTGGGGCGACCCCACGCCCCTGATTCTCAACGTGGACTGGATGGTCTCGGATCTGGTGCGGGTGCCCTTCGGGTTCCTTCTCGACCCGGTGAGCCAGCTCATGCTGGTCCTGGTGGCCACCATCAGCTTCCTCATCCAGATCTACTCCATCGGCTACATGTGGGGCGATCCGGGCTTCGGCCGCTACTACGCCGATCTCTCCCTTTTCGCCATGGCCATGCTGGGGCTGGTCATCTCCAGCGGTCTTCTCCAGCTCTTCATCTGCTGGGAGCTGGTGGGCCTGGCCTCCTATCTCCTCATCGGCTTCTGGTATGAGAAGTTCTCCGCCTCCGAGGCCGGCAAAAAGGCCTTCGTGGTCACCCGCTTCGGCGACATCTTCTTCTTCATGGGCCTGGCCATCCTGGTGATCTTTTACGGCTCTCTGGACATCGCCAGCATCAACGCCGCGGCCCTGGCCCAGAAGATGGAGCCCTGGCTCATCACCACCTGCGCCCTGTTGATCTTCGGCGGCATCTGCGGCAAGAGCGCCCAGTTCCCCATCCATGTGTGGTTGCCGGACGCCATGGAGGGTCCCACCCCGGTCTCGGCGTTGCTGCACTCCGCCACCATGGTGGCCGCGGGCGTCTATCTTTTGACCCGCATCTTCCCCTTCTTTGCCGCCTCGGCTCCGGCCATGACCTACGTGCTGGCGGTGGCCAGCCTCACCTATGTGCTCTCCTCCACCGTGGGCATGGTGGCCCGGGATATCAAGCAGGTTTGGGCCTACTCCACCATCAGCCAGCTGGCCATGATGGCCATGGGGCTGGCGGCCGCGGGGCTGGCCCACGGCACGCTCTTCGCCGGCTACTTCCACCTCACCACCCATGCGGGCTTTAAGGCCCTCCTCTTTCTGTGCGCCGGCGCCTTCATCCACCACTACGGCACCAACAGCTTCTTCATGATGAGCAAGGGGGGCGCGAAAAAGCTCACCATCCCCATGGTCACCGTCACCATCGGCGCCCTGGCCTTGGCGGGCATCTTCCCCTTCTCCGGCTTCTTCAGCAAGGAGCTCATCCTGGGGAACCTCTGGCACCTGGACAACAAGCTCTGGGTGGGCATCGGCCTTCTGGGCGCCTTCCTCACCGCCTATTACACCTTCCGGGTGATCTTCGTGCTGCTTTTCCCCCGCCCGGAAGACCACCCCGCCTGGGAGAAATACTATGAGCCGGTGGCCGGCGGACATGGGCACGGCCACGGTGAGGAGGAAGAGGCCCACGGCCACGGGCATGGCGGCCATGGCGGCGACTTCCCCGGCCACGCCCCGGAGTGGGCCATCAACCTGCCCCTCATCGTGCTGGCGGGCGTCACCATCATCCTGGGCTTCCTCCAGGGCACCCTGGAGCGCTTCCTCCTGGGTGAATCCCACCCCCACGAAATGAATTATCTGCTCTTGGTGCTGGCGGTGGGCCTGGCCCTGGCGGGCATCGGCCTGGCCTGGTGGGACTGGGGCCGCAAAGGTGCCACCTGGGAGGGGTTCCTCAGCAAGGTGCCGGCTCTCGAGAACTTCTTCATCCAGAAGTGGTATATGGACCACTTCTGGCGCTGGTTCCTCAATGCCGTGATCTACAACATCTTCTCCAAAACCTTTACCTATAACGACCGGCGGGTGGTGGACGGCGGCGTGGACGCCGTGGCCTTGGGCTGCATCGGCAGCGGCCGCTTCCTGAGCTTCCTCCAGACCGCCCTGTTGCAGTTGAACCTGCTCTTTATGGTCCTCGTCCTGGCGGGCGTCGGGATCTATCTCCTCATGGGTCGCTGA
- a CDS encoding NADH-quinone oxidoreductase subunit D, with product MLERGLEEKFYVLNLGPQHPSTHGVLRVELQMEGEFIVKADPDIGYGHRGHEHMAENRSYLQFLPNLGRVDYLHALAYNQCYCMAVEKLLELKVPERAEFIRVITCELNRIASHLLWIGAYLLDLGAFTPFLYCFDDRENILDLLDRVTGSRLTYCYYRFGGVPRDVDDDFLAGCKAFAKRLRSRYRDYENLVNKNVIFLERTKGIGIISQEQCVKYGLTGPMVRGSGIPYDIRKCEPYSAYPLFDFEIPVGTTGDIYDRYMVRYREMEQSLRIIEQAVDKIPSGPIMAEKVPKRIKPAPGEVYTAVEAARGEFGIYLVSQGDTNPYRLKLRVPSFGNLSILPEIAVDTLVADLVAILGSIDVVVPEIDR from the coding sequence ATGCTTGAGCGCGGATTGGAAGAAAAGTTCTATGTGTTGAATCTGGGCCCCCAGCATCCCAGCACCCACGGCGTGCTCCGGGTGGAGCTGCAGATGGAGGGGGAGTTCATCGTCAAGGCCGACCCGGACATCGGCTACGGCCACCGCGGCCACGAGCACATGGCGGAGAACCGCAGCTACCTGCAGTTTCTCCCCAATCTGGGCCGGGTGGACTACCTCCATGCCTTGGCCTACAACCAGTGCTACTGCATGGCGGTGGAGAAGCTCCTGGAGCTCAAGGTGCCGGAGCGGGCCGAATTCATCCGGGTCATCACCTGCGAGCTGAACCGCATCGCTAGCCACCTGTTGTGGATCGGCGCCTATCTCCTGGACCTGGGAGCCTTCACCCCCTTCCTCTACTGCTTCGATGACCGGGAAAACATCCTGGACCTCCTGGACCGGGTCACCGGCTCCCGCCTCACCTATTGCTATTACCGCTTCGGCGGCGTGCCCCGGGACGTGGATGACGACTTCCTCGCCGGCTGCAAGGCCTTCGCCAAGCGCCTGCGCAGCCGCTACCGGGACTACGAAAACCTGGTGAACAAAAACGTCATCTTCCTGGAGCGCACCAAGGGGATCGGCATTATCAGCCAGGAGCAGTGCGTCAAATACGGCCTCACCGGCCCCATGGTGCGGGGGAGCGGCATCCCTTACGACATCCGCAAGTGCGAGCCCTACTCCGCCTATCCGCTCTTTGACTTTGAAATCCCCGTGGGCACCACCGGCGACATCTACGACCGCTACATGGTGCGCTACCGGGAGATGGAGCAGAGCCTGCGCATCATCGAGCAGGCGGTGGACAAGATTCCTTCCGGTCCCATCATGGCGGAGAAGGTGCCCAAGCGCATCAAGCCCGCGCCCGGCGAGGTCTACACCGCGGTGGAGGCGGCCCGGGGCGAGTTCGGCATTTATCTGGTGAGCCAGGGCGACACCAATCCTTACCGGCTGAAACTGCGGGTGCCTTCCTTTGGAAATTTGAGCATCCTGCCGGAGATCGCGGTGGACACCCTGGTGGCGGACCTGGTGGCCATCCTGGGCTCCATCGACGTGGTGGTGCCAGAAATCGACCGTTAG
- a CDS encoding NADH-quinone oxidoreductase subunit N, with protein sequence MSVLQFGVELYYLVMALVLFFLTLRREPKAAADHRIAFSLSAVGLLVALLCLTQQGELFFRSYRVDLFSQIFKLALALGLFLVLAISRNLPSIAERNHAEFYLFLTTCTIGMMMLVSSVELLTIYVSLELSSYSLYILVPLRRGDDIDVEAGIKYLFFGAVSSCFMLFGLSYIFGATHSTYLSDIMARMPELVASPIGVVGLILAMAGFFFKLSIFPFHFWAPDVYQGGAHQVVTFIATASKAAAVALLIRLAVLGAQYGYHFTQILVFLSIISMTLGNLVAIIQKDFKRMLAYSSIAHAGYVLIGVLTLQETGLASSIYYALAYLVMNFTVFMVLTQVAQDGRDLKIAELAGLYHRSPLLSMSLILGIFALAGVPPSIGFTGKLFLFTSAMNQGYFWLVLIGAVNGTLSLYFYLRVVYAAYFVDAKLPPIQLSPPMRALNYALCATILYFGVAPNSIMELARAAVRAVL encoded by the coding sequence ATGAGCGTGCTACAGTTCGGAGTGGAACTTTATTACCTGGTGATGGCCCTGGTGCTGTTCTTCCTGACCCTGCGGCGGGAGCCCAAAGCCGCGGCGGATCACCGCATCGCCTTCAGCCTCTCCGCCGTGGGCCTGCTGGTGGCCCTGCTCTGCCTTACCCAGCAGGGGGAGCTCTTCTTCCGCTCCTACCGGGTGGACCTCTTCAGCCAGATCTTCAAGCTCGCCCTGGCTCTGGGGCTCTTCCTGGTGCTGGCCATCTCCCGCAATCTCCCCAGCATCGCCGAGCGCAACCACGCCGAGTTCTACCTCTTCCTCACCACCTGCACCATCGGCATGATGATGCTGGTGAGCTCGGTGGAACTCCTCACTATTTACGTCTCCCTGGAGCTCTCCTCCTACTCCCTTTATATTTTGGTGCCGCTCAGGCGGGGGGACGACATTGACGTGGAGGCGGGCATTAAATACCTCTTTTTCGGCGCCGTCTCCAGCTGCTTCATGCTCTTCGGTCTGAGCTACATCTTCGGCGCCACCCACTCCACCTATCTCTCGGACATCATGGCCCGCATGCCGGAGCTGGTGGCCAGCCCCATCGGGGTGGTGGGCCTGATTTTGGCCATGGCGGGGTTCTTCTTCAAGCTGAGCATCTTCCCCTTCCACTTCTGGGCCCCGGATGTCTACCAAGGCGGTGCCCATCAGGTGGTAACCTTCATCGCCACCGCCTCCAAGGCCGCGGCGGTGGCCCTGCTCATCCGGCTGGCGGTCCTGGGCGCCCAATACGGCTACCACTTTACCCAGATCCTGGTCTTCCTCTCCATCATCTCCATGACCCTGGGGAACCTGGTGGCCATCATCCAGAAAGACTTCAAAAGAATGCTGGCCTACTCTAGCATCGCCCACGCCGGCTACGTCCTCATCGGCGTCCTCACCCTGCAGGAGACCGGGCTGGCCAGCTCCATTTACTACGCCCTGGCCTACCTGGTGATGAACTTCACCGTCTTCATGGTGCTCACCCAGGTGGCCCAGGACGGCCGGGACCTCAAGATCGCCGAGCTGGCCGGGCTGTACCACCGCAGCCCGCTCCTCTCCATGAGCCTCATCCTGGGGATCTTCGCCCTGGCCGGGGTGCCGCCCTCCATCGGCTTCACCGGCAAACTCTTCCTCTTCACCAGCGCCATGAACCAAGGCTACTTCTGGCTGGTCCTCATCGGCGCAGTGAACGGCACCCTCTCCCTCTACTTTTACCTGCGGGTGGTCTACGCCGCCTACTTCGTGGACGCCAAACTGCCCCCCATCCAGCTCTCCCCGCCCATGCGGGCCCTGAATTACGCCCTGTGCGCCACCATCCTCTATTTCGGGGTGGCCCCCAACAGCATCATGGAACTGGCCCGCGCCGCCGTGCGCGCCGTGCTGTAG
- a CDS encoding NADH-quinone oxidoreductase subunit M produces the protein MAEHPASFPVLTCMLLSPVVGIAILLCLKEEQRFLIRAVALVAAGISFALSIYTFAGYDKQLGGIQFVEKYDWVKAFGISYFVGVEGMNAPLLLLTGIVIFTGVLTMWELQHRVKEYFIFQLALVTGVFGVFMSYDLFFFFLFYEIAVVPMYVLILVWGSTRRIYAAMKLTLYLMAGSGLIIPGMLLLYSSSGLFTFDMLKLHGVPFSPWIQNVAFVLLFLGFGVLAAVWPFHTWSPVGHVAAPTAVSMLHAGVLMKLGSFAILRVAMYLCPLGFQYWAQFMALLAAIGIVYGVFVGLAQTDLKYVIGYSSVSHMGIVSLGLATGTVDGLNGAVFQMFAHGVMTALFFSAVGFIYDRTHTREIHELGGFSRIMPVASAFFITAALCGAGVPGMASFWAELLVMVAAVKVFPIRGLLAIAALVVGALFALRVVQTTFYNEPNPKFVHFEDVSPFLGLPRMILIGFLVFFGIFPQYMLGLIKTSIVPFIQGL, from the coding sequence ATGGCCGAGCATCCAGCTTCCTTTCCGGTTCTCACCTGCATGCTGCTCTCCCCGGTGGTGGGCATCGCCATCCTCCTGTGCCTCAAGGAGGAGCAGCGCTTCCTCATCCGGGCGGTGGCCCTCGTGGCCGCGGGCATCAGTTTCGCCCTCTCCATCTACACCTTCGCCGGCTATGACAAGCAGCTGGGCGGCATCCAGTTCGTGGAAAAATACGACTGGGTCAAGGCCTTCGGCATCTCCTACTTCGTAGGGGTGGAAGGCATGAACGCGCCCCTCCTGCTGCTGACGGGCATCGTCATCTTCACCGGTGTCCTCACCATGTGGGAGTTGCAACACCGGGTGAAGGAGTACTTCATCTTTCAGCTGGCGCTGGTCACCGGGGTCTTCGGCGTCTTCATGTCCTATGACCTCTTCTTCTTCTTCCTTTTCTATGAGATTGCGGTGGTGCCCATGTATGTCCTCATCCTCGTGTGGGGCTCCACCCGCCGCATCTACGCCGCCATGAAGCTCACCCTCTACCTCATGGCAGGAAGCGGCCTCATCATCCCGGGCATGCTCCTGTTGTATTCCAGCTCCGGGCTTTTCACCTTTGATATGCTGAAACTCCACGGCGTGCCCTTCTCGCCCTGGATCCAGAATGTCGCCTTTGTGCTCCTGTTCCTGGGATTCGGGGTATTGGCCGCGGTCTGGCCGTTCCACACATGGTCTCCCGTGGGCCATGTGGCCGCGCCCACCGCCGTGAGCATGCTCCACGCCGGCGTGCTCATGAAGCTAGGCTCCTTCGCCATCCTCCGGGTGGCCATGTATCTCTGCCCCCTGGGCTTCCAATATTGGGCCCAGTTCATGGCGCTTCTGGCCGCCATCGGCATCGTTTACGGCGTCTTTGTGGGGCTGGCCCAGACCGACCTCAAATACGTCATCGGTTATTCCTCCGTCTCCCACATGGGCATCGTCTCCCTGGGCCTGGCCACCGGCACCGTGGACGGCTTAAACGGCGCCGTCTTCCAGATGTTCGCCCACGGCGTTATGACCGCCCTCTTCTTCTCTGCGGTGGGCTTCATCTACGACCGCACCCACACCCGGGAGATCCACGAGCTGGGCGGTTTCTCCCGCATCATGCCCGTGGCCTCCGCCTTCTTCATCACCGCGGCCCTCTGCGGCGCCGGTGTCCCGGGCATGGCCAGCTTCTGGGCCGAGCTCTTGGTGATGGTGGCCGCGGTCAAGGTCTTCCCCATCCGGGGCCTGCTGGCCATCGCCGCCTTGGTGGTGGGCGCCCTGTTTGCCCTGCGGGTGGTGCAGACCACCTTCTACAACGAGCCCAACCCCAAATTCGTGCACTTTGAGGACGTCAGTCCCTTCCTGGGGCTGCCCCGGATGATCCTCATCGGCTTTCTGGTGTTTTTCGGCATCTTCCCCCAGTACATGCTGGGCTTGATTAAGACCTCCATCGTACCCTTCATCCAGGGATTGTAA
- the pth gene encoding aminoacyl-tRNA hydrolase — MTPPSPPDTWLIAGLGNPGPRYARTRHNLGFLVVAALSERWGIPLTKEKWAAVWGQGRLGERRVILAQPQTYMNLSGQAVAPLLRYFQLSPKALVVVHDDLDLPAGRLKLAWDGGAGGHKGVLSVAAALDTLDFYRVKVGIGRPPAGMPAEAYVLAPAGPEEWKLLEEAAARAAQAVEVLVQEGLATAQNRFHGAGASPGSAGEKHMVEGSGATSGGGKGS, encoded by the coding sequence ATGACGCCACCTTCCCCGCCGGACACCTGGCTCATTGCCGGCTTAGGCAATCCCGGCCCCCGCTATGCCCGGACGCGGCACAACCTGGGCTTCCTGGTGGTGGCGGCCCTGTCCGAGCGCTGGGGGATTCCCCTCACCAAAGAAAAATGGGCGGCAGTGTGGGGCCAGGGGCGGCTGGGGGAGCGCCGGGTGATTCTGGCCCAGCCCCAGACCTACATGAACTTAAGCGGCCAGGCAGTGGCTCCCTTATTGCGGTATTTCCAGCTTTCCCCGAAGGCCCTGGTGGTGGTGCACGACGACCTGGATCTCCCCGCCGGGCGCCTGAAGCTGGCCTGGGACGGCGGCGCCGGGGGGCATAAGGGAGTGCTCTCCGTAGCCGCGGCGCTGGATACTTTGGATTTTTATCGGGTGAAGGTGGGGATCGGGCGGCCCCCGGCGGGGATGCCAGCGGAGGCCTATGTCCTGGCGCCGGCGGGCCCGGAAGAGTGGAAGCTGCTGGAGGAGGCGGCGGCCCGTGCGGCCCAGGCGGTGGAGGTGCTGGTTCAGGAAGGCCTGGCGACGGCCCAAAACCGTTTCCATGGAGCGGGAGCCAGCCCGGGCTCGGCAGGGGAGAAGCATATGGTGGAGGGAAGCGGCGCCACCTCAGGTGGAGGAAAAGGATCATGA